The Synechococcus sp. CC9605 sequence TCGCAACCGGTGCTTACAACGCCTCTATGAGTTCGAACTACAACCGGATTCCGAGGCCCGCTGCCGTTCTGGTGCACGACGGGTCAGCCGAACTGGTGCAAAAGCGGGAGCAGCCGGATGACCTGCTGCGCTACGACGTTTTGCCAGAACGATTCAACGCGTTACGTTGATTGCAGTAGCGAGAAAGGCGGAGTGAACGTGTTGGCGGTGGTGGATCCGCGCCTAGTGCTCGACGTTCTCTTTGCCTCTTCCATCGGCTTTCTGCTTTTTTCCCGCGTCAACGAGCAGCGCACCCTTTGGCTGCTTCGTGGCTGGTTGTTTCTGGTGGCGATGGCCTGGTTCGTCCAGCGCTTCGCCAACCTGCCCCTCACCACCAAGCTGGTGGACGCGCTGGTTATGGCCTGTTCGCTATCCCTGGCCATCCTTTGGCAAGGGGAGCTGCGTCGCTTGATGGAGTTGCTGGGCACCGGTCGTCTGGCCGTGTTGCTGGGCAATCCCCAGAAAGAGTTCAGCGCTTCGGCGGGCACCGTCAACCAGATCACCGAGGCCGCAGGCCGGCTGTCACAGCTGCGACGTGGGGCCTTGATCGTGGTGGACCTGGGAAGCGACCTCAGGCCTGAGGACTTTCTCAATCCCGGCATTCCCATTGGTGCCGTGCTGAGTCGCGAGCTGATGCTCAACCTGTTCGCCGCCGACACCCCCCTCCACGACGGTGCAGTGCTGGTGCGGGGCAATCGAATCGAGTCGGCGGGGGTGATTCTTCCTCTGTCGAGGCACAGCGTGAGCCGTTTTGGCACCCGTCATCTGGCGGCCCTCGGCATCACTGAACGCTTCGATCGCTGCATCTGCATCGTGGTGTCGGAAGAAACCGGAACGTTGTCGCTGGCGAACCAGGGCAAGCTGGAACGACCGATCACCAGTTCCCGCCTCCAGGAACTGCTCAAGGAGCTGTTCAGTACGGCCGAATCGATGCCGCCGGCACGGCGTACGGTGGGTAGCGCTCCGTCCGAATCGCTGTCTTGAGCCGCCCTCCGGCCACCAGCACTGACACGGCCGATCGTTCGCTTCTGCCTGCGGACCTCGACCCAGGTCGGCTCCCGCAACACGTGGCCCTGATCATGGATGGCAACGGTCGCTGGGCGAAATCACAGGGTTTACCGCGCGTGATGGGCCATCGTGCCGGCGTTGAAGCGCTGAAGTCCACCCTGCGGCTGTGCAGCGACTGGGGCATCCATGCCCTCACGGCCTACGCCTTCTCCACGGAGAACTGGTCGCGCCCGGGGGAGGAGGTGAATTTCCTGATGACCCTGTTCGAACGGGTGTTGCAGGCCGAACTGCAGGCCCTGGAGGCCGAACAGGTGCGGATCCGCTTTCTCGGCGATCTGAAGGCCCTGCCCCAGAAACTGCAGGAGCTGATTGCCGATGCCACGGCCCGCACGGCGGGCAACAACGGCATTCACTTCAACGTGTGCACCAACTACGGCGGACGACGGGAGCTGGTGCAGGCCGCTCAGCGGCTGGCCCAACGCGCTGCTGCCGGAGAGCTGGACCCCGACAGCATCGACGAGAACAGCATCGCCGCCGAACTGTTCACAGCTGGCGAACAGGATCCCGATCTGTTGATCCGCACCAGCGGGGAACACCGCATCAGCAATTTCCTGCTTTGGCAGCTGGCCTATGCCGAAATTCATGTCACCGATGTGCTCTGGCCTGACTTCAATGCCGATGCCTTGAAAGCCGCCCTGCTCGATTTCCAACGTCGCCACCGCCGCTTCGGCGGTCTTGATCCGATCCGCCCATGACCCTCAGCATCCGCCACGACTGGACCACCGAAGAGATCCAGACCCTGCTGGAACTTCCTTTGATGGAGCTGCTTTGGGAGGCCCAAACCGTGCATCGGAAAGCCAACCCGGGCTACCGAGTGCAGCTGGCCTCACTGCTGAGCGTGAAAACGGGGGGCTGCGAAGAAGACTGTGCCTACTGCTCCCAATCGATCCATAACAGCAGTGACGTGACGGCCTTTGAGGCCCAGATGCAGGTGGAGCCGGTGCTTCAGCGGGCCCGGGCCGCCAAGGAGGCCGGTGCCGACCGCTTCTGCATGGGCTGGGCCTGGCGCGAGATCCGAGATGGCGCTCCCTTTGAGGCGATGCTCGAGATGGTGCGCGGGGTGCGTGGCATGGGGATGGAGGCCTGCGTGACCGCGGGAATGCTCACGGATCAGCAGGCGGAACGGTTGGCCGAAGCCGGCCTCACCGCCTACAACCACAACCTCGACACCAGCCCCGAGCACTACGACCGGATCATCTCCACCCGCACCTATCAGGAACGATTGGAAACCCTGGAACGGGTGCGCAAGGCCGGCGTCACCCTTTGCTGCGGCGGCATCATCGGCATGGGTGAAACCCTGCGGGACCGCGCCTCAATGCTGCAGGTGCTGGCCAGCATGAACCCCCATCCCGAAAGCGTTCCTGTGAACGGGCTGGTGGCGGTGGAAGGCACCCCTCTGGAAGATCAGGCTCCCTTTGAACCGCTTGAGCTGGTGCGGATGGTGGCGACCGCGAGGATCCTGATGCCCCACGCCCGGGTGCGGTTGAGCGCCGGCCGCGAATCGATGAGCCGGGAAGCACAGATCCTCTGCCTGCAGGCGGGGGCCGATTCGATCTTCTACGGCGATGTTCTGCTCACCACCGGCAACCCGGATGTGGAGGCTGACCGCCAACTGCTCTCCGATGCGGGGGTGACCGCCAATTGGCAGGAGGAGACGGCGGCGCCGGTCAACTGCTCGCCCCGCTGATCAGCACAGGGCAAGCTTCAACAAATCGATTAAGACGGTGCATCGCTCCGAAACAATGCAACTCAAACAACTTGGCTGGGCCGCTGGTCTGATGCTCCTGGCCAGCAGCATGCAGGCTGCTCCTCAGCCTGAGATTCAGGAGTTGTTCAAGGCGAGTCGTACCCCCGGCGGTCGGATGGTGGCCTATCCGCAAGGAACACCGGAGATGCGGGTGGTTCGCGTTGGCCTGCCGGTGGGAGCAACGATTCCGCTCCACACCCATCCATCACCCGTGGTTGTTGTGGTGACCAAGGGTGCGATGACCAACGTGCGCCTTGTGGACGGCAACGAGGTTGTGAGCGTGGTGCGGCCTGGCGATGGCTTCCTCGAGGGCCATCCGGATGAACCGCACTATGTGACCAACAAAGGCCCTGAACCGGCAGAGGCGCTGGTGACCTTTGCCAGTGTTGAAGGCCTTCCGAACATGATCCCGATGCAATAAATGATCACTTCACTTGATCAAAAGCGTCGTCCCATCTGACGAGAGATGAACGGTCATGGGTCATCGGAATGAATGATCCGAATGGCATTGGCATAGACACCAATCAGGTTCGCCGCCAAGACAACCACCATCGCTGGTTTGACTTCGTCTCCAGGTGGTCTAGGGCTACGCACCTGACACAACCTCCCTCAACTGAGGGATTGCTGAACCATCGTCTTTCCCCCGAATGGGGGATCGATACCACCCCAAAGCAGCCCTTGTGAAGATCTTTTGACTGCAGGGCAAGGCCAGCACCAGCCCTTCCATGAGGCGCCGTGATTGATCCAATCGTCCTTCCATCACTGCTGGGACTGTTTGTTCTTTCCGTGATCCTTGAAACCGTCAAAGACGACCGGCAGCGTCACCACCATCACCGGCATTGAGATCTGGCTGAAACTTCCTTCACCACTGTCGCGGTGATGATCAGCGCCAGGAAAAGGATTTCCATCGCGACGTGCAGTCAGTATTTGTCGTGAAACACCGTTTCAATGGCTGTTGCTGTGAAGACAACAGCCAGCAAGGCGAGGGCCATGGACGGAAGCGAAGCACTCTTCTGTGATGCCATCGAACGCACGCCACTGGGCGTATCGAAAAGCACCGTCCAAATGGAATCGGCAGAAGTCCCTAGGAGCAAATCTGACGGACCAGGCTCTGTCAGCGAGCAGGAACACTGCACAAAACACTCATTGTGTGTGGCATCCCGGTTGAGCTACACCATGTTGGTCTGTGGCTCAGCCATGAAGATCGACAGCGCCAACGCTCAACCCATGGGAAGCCTGATCTTTGAAGGGGGACACAAGCCCTTCCATGCCCTGGCCTGTCCCCTGAAGCCAGCTTCGGTGCGGATCAGCAAGAAGGCCTGACGACGAATCATGCGGGGGGCACGACCCGGCCTGATGCAGGCTGGAGGACTGTTGAACCCGTCACAGCGTGAACCCGAGCAACCTGGAGCCTGGGCTGGCGAACGACAGCCGACTCTTGGTGGCGGCGTTTTATGCCTTCACGCCCCTGGATGACGAGCGTCGGGAGACATTGCTGAGCAGCTTGCCGACCCTGGCCCGCAATGGCAGCGTGCTCGGCTCTGTGTTGGTGGCCCATGAAGGGGTGAACGGCACGATCAGTGGACCGGAATCAGCGGTTGATGCGGTGCTGGATCACCTGCGCACCTCGTTTGATCTGGGCGACGAACACTACGCACGGCTCGAGGTGAAGCGCAGCTGGGCCGAAAAACCGGTGTTCCGACGCTTCAAGGCCCGCCGCAAAAAGGAAATCGTGACCATCGGAGTGGCCAGCGTGGATCCCAGCACCAGCGTGGGCACCTACGTGGAAGCCGAACACTGGAATGCCCTGGTGGATGATCCCGATACACTGGTGATCGACACCCGCAACAGCTACGAAACGGCGATCGGCACGTTCGAGGGGGCCATCGACCCCAGCACCGAGAGCTTCCGCGACTTCCCGCAATGGGCAGAGTCCACGCTGCGGCCCCTGATCGAACAGAAGAGCAGCAAACGCATCGCCATGTTCTGCACCGGTGGGATCCGCTGCGAAAAAGCCAGCAGCTATTTGCAGCAACAGGGTTTCGGGGAGGTGCACCACCTGCGCGGCGGCATCCTCAAGTACCTCGAGCAAGTGCCGGAAGCCGAAAGCCGCTGGCAAGGGGAGTGCTTTGTTTTTGATCAACGGGTGGCGTTAAACCACCAGCTGGAACCTGGAGAGCACAGCCTTTGCCACGCCTGCGGCCTGCCGGTGTCTGCCCAGCAACGCGAACTGCCGAGCTACATCAAGGGGGTGCAGTGCCTGCACTGCGTGGATCGCTTCAGCGATGCCGACCGGGAACGCTTCGCGATGCGGCAGCGCCAGATCGATCAACGTCAGATCGAACAACACAAGATCAACCGGCAGCAGGGCTGAGCCGTCAGGCCGCATCGGACAATCCCTGCCAGGGACCACCCCGATGCCGTGCTGCCGATCCTCTACAGCTTTCGACGCTGCCCTTACGCCATGCGCGCCCGCTGGGCTCTGCTGGAGGCAGGACTATTGGTGCAGTGGCGGGAGATCGCACTGAAGGCCAAACCGGCAGAGATGTTGGCGGTTTCCCCCAAGAGCACGGTTCCCGTGTTGGTGCTGCCGGACGACAGCGTGATCGAGGAAAGCCTGGCGGTGATGCACTGGGCCCTGGATCAAGCGGACCCTCGCGAGCTGCGCAACGCCGGCGATGCCTCAGCGCTGATCGAGCAGAACGACGGCGCGTTCAAACATCATCTCGACCGCTTCAAGTACACCGACCGCTACCCCGGCAACAACAAAGACGAGCAACGCGCCGCTGGCCTGGCCATCCTTCAGAACTGGAACCAGAGAATCGCCGACCAGGGCTGGCTGCTGGGCGCACACTCCTCGCTGGCGGATGCCGCCCTCTGGCCGTTCGTGCGGCAGTGGCGCATCGCCGATCCCGAGGGATTCGACAACGACAACAGCCTGGAAGCTCTGCGCCACTGGCTCCAGCGTTTCCTCGAGGATCCCCGCTTCGAGCGGCTGATGCAGCGGGCCGACCCCTGGAGTGCCGGGGGACAACAACACCACTTCCCTGCCGATGCGGTGGCGGTGCCCCTGGATCAGCCGCTGTTTCACCTGGCCCTCAAAACCGACTGGCAGGCCGCCCAGACCAGCAGCAGCTACCGCATCTCCACCCGGGGGATGACGTTGGAGCAGGTGGGCTTCATCCACTGCTCATGGCAGGAGCAGGTGCAGGCCACCTTTGAGCGCTTTTATGCCGACGCCGACGAGGTGCTGCTGCTGGAGATTGATCCCGCGGCCGTGAACGCCCCGCTGCGGGCCGATGCCATCCCCACTGGCGAACTGTTCCCCCATCTCTACGGGCCGCTGCCCCTGAGGGCAGTGCGCTCGGTCGGCACCATGCCCGCGGCAGCATGACTGAACGACCATGACCGTGGCCAGATCCCGATCGATGCTTGAGCAGCTGGAAGCCGAAGCCCGCGACCGGGGACTGCTGCTGAGATTGCAGGTGGGCCGCCCCCTGGGGCTGTGGAGCCTGCGGCTGGTGGTGGCCCGGCAAGCCCCCAGCGGCAACCTGCTGCTGGGGGAAATGAAGGGATGGGCCTATCCCGCCACCACGGGCCTGCAGCTCGACACGATGCGGGTGATGCCAAAAGCACCTACCGGCGTGGGTGATCTGGTCTGGGCGGCCACCATGGCCTGGGCCCAGGAGGCCACCCCCTGCTCACGGGCCCGGTTGCTGGCAATCCGCGACGACGAGCAGCAGCACCGACGGCTGGTGCGCTACTTCCGCCAACGCGGCTTCAGCAAATCCCGCGATGTGGAAGCGGCGCTCTGGGATCTGCCCCTGCGCATGGTCTGGGGCGGCGCTGGAGCCCTGATGAGTGGTGATCTGGCCACCGTGCTGGAGCGCAGTCTGCGGGGCTGGCGTCAGTCGGCAGCGTGATAGCTGCTGCGCACCAGCGGACCACTGCGAACCTGGGCAAAGCCCAGCTCTCGGGCCACCTCCGCCAGCGCATCGAACTCCTGCGGCGTCCAGTAGCGGGCCACCGGGATGTGCTCCAGTGAGGGACGCAGGTACTGCCCCAGGGTGATCCGTTGGCAATCCACAGCGCGGAGGTCGTGGAGGGTGGCGATCACCTCCTCGCGGCTTTCCCCCAGGCCAAGCATCAGGCCACTTTTGGTGGGGATCTCCGGCGCCAACTCACGGGCGGCCGCCAGTAAACCCAGGGATCGTTCATAGGTGGCACCGCGGCGCACCTCCCCCTGCAACCGCTGCACAGTTTCCAGGTTGTGGTTGAAGCACACTGGCTGGGCTGCCAGCACTGTGGCCAGCCGCTGCCGTTGGGCCGCCAAGGCCTGAGCGTGATCCGCCACACCCCCCCAGAAATCGGGGGTGAGCACCTCCAAGGCGATCAGCGGATTGCGGGCTCGGATCGCCGCCATGGTGCTAGTGAACAGGCAGGCACCGTGATCGGCGAGATCATCGCGGGCCACCGCCGTAAGCACTACATAACGGAGCTGCATCGCCTCCACCGCATCGGCCACCCGCTCGGCTTCGGCGGCATCCACCGGCATCGGGGCCTGGCCCTTGTCCACCTGGCAGAAGGCACAGCTGCGGGTGCAGATCGAGCCACCCAAGAGAAATGTCGCCGTTCCGGCGGCGTAGCACTCGCCGCGGTTGGGGCAGCGCCCCTCCTCACAGATGGTGTGCAGGCGGTTCTGCTTCACCAGCCCCTGCACCCGCTCCAACTCCGAGGCATTGCCGATCGGTCGCCGCAGCCAGTCCGGCAATCGCTCGACCGGAGGGATGGCGCTGTACTTGCTCATACCGGCCGGCGCCCCTCCAAGGCGCGGCTGAGGGTGACCTCGTCGGCGTATTCCAGTTCACTGCCCATCGGCAGGCCATAGGCGATCCGGCTCACCGAACAGAAGGGCTTGAGCAACCGCCCCAGATATAAGCTGGTGGTGTCCCCTTCCACGCTGGGGGTGAGGGCCAGGATCACCTCACTGATCTCCTCGTTGGAAATGCGTTGAACCAATTCGGTGACGCGCAGCAGCTCCGGGCCGATGCCGTCCATGGGTGAGATCAGTCCGCCGAGCACGTGGTAGCGCCCATGAAATTCACGAGTGCGCTCCAGCGCCAAAAGATCGCGGGAATCGGCCACCACACAGATCACGCCATTGCGGCGCTCGGGATTGCGGCAAATCTCACATTCTGGATCGGCGGAGAGGTGGAAGCAGGTCTGGCACTGGCCCACCTGAGTGCGGGCCGCCAACAGAGCATCAGCGAACTGATGGATCTGCTCCTGCGGTTGGTTCAACAGGTGCAGGGCGAGCCGCTGGGCCGTGCGCGGGCCGATGCCGGGCAGACGCTCGAACTGATCAATCAGCCGAGCCAACGGTTTGGTGAAGCCGCTCAGGGATCTGCCGCCGATGCGGGAAATGTAGGAGTTGCGGAGATCATCTGCCGCAACAGTGGTCACGACAATCAGGCCTCAACGGCAGAATGGCCCATGGATTGATCGCCCCGCTGATGCAGCTCCTCCAGTCTCTGAGTCGCGTGATCCTTTGCGGCGTCCTGGCACTGGTGCTGGGGGCCTGTGCAGCGGGACCAACGGCAGGGCTGCAGTCGTACCAAAGCCCGGATGGCCGTTTCGCCTTCCTCTATCCCACCGGTTGGACCGAGGTGCAGGTGAGCAACGGCCCACGGGTGGTGTTTCACGACCTGATCCACAGCGATGAAACCGTGAGCCTGATGATCAACAAGGTGAACGAAGACAACGAGCTGAGTGAACTGGGCAGCGCCGTTGCCGTTGGAGAGCGCCTGCGCCGTGAGGTGATCGCGACCGCCGGCAGCGGCCGCACCGCTGAGCTGGTGGAAGCACAGGAGCGTGAGGTGAATGGCCACACCTTCTATGACCTGGAATACGCCGTGCACCTGGAAGACCGCGACCGCCATGAGTTGGCGACTGTGGTGGTGGATCGGGGCCGGCTTTACACCCTGGCCACCAGCGTCAACGAAGACCGCTGGGACAAGGTTGGTGACCTCTGCGGCAGGGTGGTGCGCTCACTCACCCTGCTGATCTGATCAGAACATGAAGCGGAAACGCCGGTCGTTGGGATCACCAGAATCGGCACCGTTACTCGAATTCGCTGGCCACTCCGTGTCCAGATAACTGATGCCATCGGCATTGAACGGAACAGCCTTCAGGCTGGACGCCTGCAGATCGGTGGTGCCCATGGCGGTGATCAATCCACCCAGTTCCATCGGCCCCAGATCCGTCTCCAAGGCCTGGCCCGCAGCGGTGATCAAAGCCGGCAGGCGGATCAGATTCTGCGGTTGTTTCATCTGCTCAAACAGGCCCTTCAAGGCCAGCTGCTGCCGTTCCAGCCGGCCGAAATCGCCGCGGCCATCGTTGCGCCAACGCAGAAAACCCTCCAGATCCTTGCCCTTCAACAGCTGGGGGCCTGGCTGCAGATCAATCACCAGGTTCTGGCTGCGATCGACGTAATACAGGCGCTTGGGAACGTCCACTTCGATTCCCCCCACCAGGTTGGCCAGGGTTTCGAGCGCGTCCAGACGCACCACGATGTGGTGGCGGATCGGGCGGTTCATCAGGCGCGACAACTCCTGCTCCACCGCCTCCACACCGCCGTAGGCCATCAACGCATTGAGCTTGATGCCACCGAAGCCCTCAGCATCGATGTAGCTGTCGCGGGGGATCTGGGTGATCGACGTGGTGGTGCCATCCACCCGCACCGTGAAGATCACATCGGTGTTGCTGCCGAGGCGATCCCGGCCCAGCACCACCACCTCCCTGGCCCCGAAGCCGGTCCAGCCAGCAAACGGGTTGGCCAGCGGCGCGGGTTGAGGCAGCGCGAAGGGTTCGTCTGCCGTGCTGGATGGCGCTGTGATCAACCGGCTCAGGGGAACCGAGAGAATCAGACCACCACTGAGACCCGCAACCACAGCAGCAGCCACCGGCCAGTTCATGGCCACGGAGGACGCCTTAGCAGGGGGGACTTGTGGCATGGGGCACACGTTACGCTGTATTTTGGCGTGCTCGTCCCTTCTCGGGTAGGGCGGCGAAGCCCTCCGTCAAACCAAGGGGTCGCTGATCACCATCGAGGCGCAGGGGAGCTGGCGGATCAGTTTGCTGGTGCGATCACTTCCGGGAATCGGCAGACCGGCCACCCGCCTGCGCTGGGTGCGCAGGATCACCAGGTCGTGTTCGCCGCTGAGGCGATGAATGGCCCCATCAATGCCGGGCCCCCGCACGATCACGATGTGAAACCGCTCCTCAGGGATGCCCGGCGGGCGCCAGCGGATCAACTGCTGTTCCATCCAATGACGGTCCTGCCCGCTGAAGCGGGGATCGTGCACATGCAGCAGGGTGATCCGAACGCGCTGATCCTCAGGGGCTGAATTGATCACCCGCAGCGCCAGTTCGAACTGCTCGCGGGCGCTAGCGGAGAGGTCTTTGATCGGAACAAGGATCCGGCCCAGACCGCTATCGGTCTCACGGCCCAGGTTCACCACCACCACCGGACAGTGGGCCGTGCGGCAGACCCCATCGACGATGTCGCCCATCAGCCAGGCCCGGAGTTGATCGCTGCGGGATGCACCGACCAGCAACAGGTCCGCAGCCTGTTCCAAGGCCGTGCGGCTCATGCCACCGGCGATGTCTTCATCCAGCCGCAGCAGGCTGCGGGTGGGTACCTCCAACTGGGCACCGATGCTCTCCGCTGTGCTGAGGCGTCCGCGCGCTGCGGCAACGGCCCGGTTCAAACCACCACGCATCTCCTCAAGGCTGGGATTCACCATCGCCAGGGGAAGCAGCAACCCTTCAGCCCCCGATGAGCCCTGCACCA is a genomic window containing:
- the cdaA gene encoding diadenylate cyclase CdaA; the encoded protein is MNVLAVVDPRLVLDVLFASSIGFLLFSRVNEQRTLWLLRGWLFLVAMAWFVQRFANLPLTTKLVDALVMACSLSLAILWQGELRRLMELLGTGRLAVLLGNPQKEFSASAGTVNQITEAAGRLSQLRRGALIVVDLGSDLRPEDFLNPGIPIGAVLSRELMLNLFAADTPLHDGAVLVRGNRIESAGVILPLSRHSVSRFGTRHLAALGITERFDRCICIVVSEETGTLSLANQGKLERPITSSRLQELLKELFSTAESMPPARRTVGSAPSESLS
- a CDS encoding isoprenyl transferase; translation: MSRPPATSTDTADRSLLPADLDPGRLPQHVALIMDGNGRWAKSQGLPRVMGHRAGVEALKSTLRLCSDWGIHALTAYAFSTENWSRPGEEVNFLMTLFERVLQAELQALEAEQVRIRFLGDLKALPQKLQELIADATARTAGNNGIHFNVCTNYGGRRELVQAAQRLAQRAAAGELDPDSIDENSIAAELFTAGEQDPDLLIRTSGEHRISNFLLWQLAYAEIHVTDVLWPDFNADALKAALLDFQRRHRRFGGLDPIRP
- the bioB gene encoding biotin synthase BioB, which translates into the protein MTLSIRHDWTTEEIQTLLELPLMELLWEAQTVHRKANPGYRVQLASLLSVKTGGCEEDCAYCSQSIHNSSDVTAFEAQMQVEPVLQRARAAKEAGADRFCMGWAWREIRDGAPFEAMLEMVRGVRGMGMEACVTAGMLTDQQAERLAEAGLTAYNHNLDTSPEHYDRIISTRTYQERLETLERVRKAGVTLCCGGIIGMGETLRDRASMLQVLASMNPHPESVPVNGLVAVEGTPLEDQAPFEPLELVRMVATARILMPHARVRLSAGRESMSREAQILCLQAGADSIFYGDVLLTTGNPDVEADRQLLSDAGVTANWQEETAAPVNCSPR
- a CDS encoding cupin domain-containing protein, producing the protein MQLKQLGWAAGLMLLASSMQAAPQPEIQELFKASRTPGGRMVAYPQGTPEMRVVRVGLPVGATIPLHTHPSPVVVVVTKGAMTNVRLVDGNEVVSVVRPGDGFLEGHPDEPHYVTNKGPEPAEALVTFASVEGLPNMIPMQ
- a CDS encoding rhodanese-related sulfurtransferase; this encodes MNPSNLEPGLANDSRLLVAAFYAFTPLDDERRETLLSSLPTLARNGSVLGSVLVAHEGVNGTISGPESAVDAVLDHLRTSFDLGDEHYARLEVKRSWAEKPVFRRFKARRKKEIVTIGVASVDPSTSVGTYVEAEHWNALVDDPDTLVIDTRNSYETAIGTFEGAIDPSTESFRDFPQWAESTLRPLIEQKSSKRIAMFCTGGIRCEKASSYLQQQGFGEVHHLRGGILKYLEQVPEAESRWQGECFVFDQRVALNHQLEPGEHSLCHACGLPVSAQQRELPSYIKGVQCLHCVDRFSDADRERFAMRQRQIDQRQIEQHKINRQQG
- a CDS encoding DUF952 domain-containing protein, coding for MLPILYSFRRCPYAMRARWALLEAGLLVQWREIALKAKPAEMLAVSPKSTVPVLVLPDDSVIEESLAVMHWALDQADPRELRNAGDASALIEQNDGAFKHHLDRFKYTDRYPGNNKDEQRAAGLAILQNWNQRIADQGWLLGAHSSLADAALWPFVRQWRIADPEGFDNDNSLEALRHWLQRFLEDPRFERLMQRADPWSAGGQQHHFPADAVAVPLDQPLFHLALKTDWQAAQTSSSYRISTRGMTLEQVGFIHCSWQEQVQATFERFYADADEVLLLEIDPAAVNAPLRADAIPTGELFPHLYGPLPLRAVRSVGTMPAAA
- the lipA gene encoding lipoyl synthase gives rise to the protein MSKYSAIPPVERLPDWLRRPIGNASELERVQGLVKQNRLHTICEEGRCPNRGECYAAGTATFLLGGSICTRSCAFCQVDKGQAPMPVDAAEAERVADAVEAMQLRYVVLTAVARDDLADHGACLFTSTMAAIRARNPLIALEVLTPDFWGGVADHAQALAAQRQRLATVLAAQPVCFNHNLETVQRLQGEVRRGATYERSLGLLAAARELAPEIPTKSGLMLGLGESREEVIATLHDLRAVDCQRITLGQYLRPSLEHIPVARYWTPQEFDALAEVARELGFAQVRSGPLVRSSYHAAD
- the recR gene encoding recombination mediator RecR, translated to MARLIDQFERLPGIGPRTAQRLALHLLNQPQEQIHQFADALLAARTQVGQCQTCFHLSADPECEICRNPERRNGVICVVADSRDLLALERTREFHGRYHVLGGLISPMDGIGPELLRVTELVQRISNEEISEVILALTPSVEGDTTSLYLGRLLKPFCSVSRIAYGLPMGSELEYADEVTLSRALEGRRPV
- the psbP gene encoding photosystem II reaction center PsbP, whose product is MAHGLIAPLMQLLQSLSRVILCGVLALVLGACAAGPTAGLQSYQSPDGRFAFLYPTGWTEVQVSNGPRVVFHDLIHSDETVSLMINKVNEDNELSELGSAVAVGERLRREVIATAGSGRTAELVEAQEREVNGHTFYDLEYAVHLEDRDRHELATVVVDRGRLYTLATSVNEDRWDKVGDLCGRVVRSLTLLI
- a CDS encoding LCP family protein, with the translated sequence MPQVPPAKASSVAMNWPVAAAVVAGLSGGLILSVPLSRLITAPSSTADEPFALPQPAPLANPFAGWTGFGAREVVVLGRDRLGSNTDVIFTVRVDGTTTSITQIPRDSYIDAEGFGGIKLNALMAYGGVEAVEQELSRLMNRPIRHHIVVRLDALETLANLVGGIEVDVPKRLYYVDRSQNLVIDLQPGPQLLKGKDLEGFLRWRNDGRGDFGRLERQQLALKGLFEQMKQPQNLIRLPALITAAGQALETDLGPMELGGLITAMGTTDLQASSLKAVPFNADGISYLDTEWPANSSNGADSGDPNDRRFRFMF